Part of the Subtercola frigoramans genome, TGAGCGAGTCGTCGGAGAGGAATGATGATTCCCACACCAGAGTCGTCGCCGCGTGAAGTGATCGGGCTGACGGCCACCGGCCCGGGGTCGCGTGGCCCGTACGCCAAGGGTCAAGCGCGGCGCCACCGGATCATCGCCGCCGCGTTCAAGGCGTTCGGCACAGTCGGATACAGGAACGCCAGTATGCAACAGATCGCCGACGACTGCGGCGTCACGCGGGCAGGACTGCTGCACCACTTCCCCACGAAGGAATCCCTCCTGGAGGCTGTGCTCGATGAACGTGAATACCTCGCCGACCAGATGTTCTACAAAGATGGGCCGCCCGAGTTGGAAGACGGCGTGGAATACTTTCGCCGCCTTCTCCAGGTCATCGAACACAACTCACGCAATCCCGGCATCGTGAGTCTGTTCGCCGTCCTGTCTACCGAAGCCACCGACCCCGCTCATCCCGCAAACGCCTACTTCAAAGCGCGCTACGAACGAGCTCTTTCGCGCGTTCGCGACGCGATAACGAATCTCGCCGAACGTGACCTTATTCGTGAGGGCATCGACCCCCGGGGGATCGAGATCGACATCATCGCGCTGGCCGACGGGCTTCAGGTCCAGTGGCTCCTGGATCCGTCTACCGTCGATATGCCCCAGCGGCTGCGGGCGTTCCTGCAGGCCATCGTCACCGTACAGATTCCGTGACGACGGCCTTTCCAGGCATCACTGCGCGCTGAGGAGCTGCTCCACGTCGTCGGCCGCGTAGGGAACTCCGGGCAGATCGACCAGCGTCGAAATGGGAATGGCGAGAACGTTCACCCGCCCGGCCTCCTCTGTGAGCAAGTCCCCGATGCGGGAACCGTAGCCGCCCCGTGACTGAACGAGTTCGTCCAACAGGGGGCCCACACTCGGGTGACTGGTGAACTCGCCGAGTGTCGAGAGTCCGTTCAGGGGAATTCGTTCGGCCACCCCCGGCAAGTCGACACGAGCAGAGAACGGCAGGTCTCTCGAATTCGATCCGACGAAGATCGCCAGCTGCCCCACGAGCGGGACCCGTCGCTGCAGGGCCCTGCTCCACCGGGAGACGTCATCACGTTGCACCTGGATGTGCACGACCTCCTGCGCTCCAGGCTGCAGCTGCACCTTGGCCCAACCTTTGAGCTCGTGCGAAGCAGCGCCTGCGACGCCACGACCGCCCGCGTAGACCTGGACAACTTCCGACCCGATCCGCTTGCCCAGGTTCGTCACCGTCACGTCGACCGTGAAGGCGATCGGGTCGTCGACTGGATGCACCCGAATGTCGTGTGCGTCGTGCCGGAACGTCGTGTACGAGAGGCCAAAACCGAACGGATGATCGACCGGAATCGAACGCGCGTCGTAATAGCGATAGCCCACAAACGTGCTCTCGCCGTAGACGACGACACTCTCTTCGCCCGGGAAACTCAGGTACGCGGGTGTGTCCGAGAGCCGTACAGGAATGGTCTCGGCCAGGCGCCCACCCGGCTCTGCCCCGAAGAGCACATCTGCAACTGCTTCGCCGTGAGCCTGGCCAGTGAGCCACATTTCGAGGATCGCCGAGACGTCACCCTTCCACGAAGCGGTCGTCACGACGGCCCCATTGCTGAGAATCACGACCAGGGGCAGCTCGAGACCTGCCAGCGCATCCAGGAGCTCCAGCTGAACAATCGGGAGCTCGATGGACGTTCGGTCCTGCCCTTCGGATTCGTGCGCATCCGGAAGCCCGAGAAACACCAGGGTTACGTCGGCCTGGCGCGCGGTTTCGACGGCATCGGCGATGAGCCGGGCATCCGGCTCATCGGAATCAAGCGGGTAGCCAGCTGCGAACGTCACAGTGCCACCAGCGGCCTCGATGCGCGATGCCAGCGCCTGGAGGCCGGTTGTCACGCTGATGGCATTCACACGCGAGCTGCCCGCGCCTTGATAACGGGGTGACCGGGCCAGCTCACCGATGACGGCGACATTCTGGACCACGCTGTCGTCCAACGGCAGGATGCCGTCGTTCTTCAGCAGCACAGCAGAATCGATCGCGGCACGGTGAACGAGCCGGTGATGTTCGTCGTAGTCGATCCCGGGCCCGTCGACTGGGGGTGCCGTCAGTTCGCCGAGTCGTCGGAGCCTCGCGGCAACGTCGTCGAGACGACTTCTGCTCACGGTTCCGGAT contains:
- a CDS encoding beta-glucosidase family protein, yielding MSKGEPAHRPLPSVEQLTSLTTGVDYWTSAALPSHRVRSLRMADGPHGLRVQDDANPDHLGLERSAPATCFPPAVTVASSWDTGLIREIGRALGREAKAAGVDVVLGPGLNIKRSPLCGRNFEYYSEDPLLAGVLAAAAVNGLQSAAVAACAKHFAANNQETDRMRVSAEIDQSAIREIYLRAFQIMLRESTPWSIMSAYNKINGVYASENHWLLTEVLRSEWGYEGVVISDWGAVHDPVEAVNAGLDLRMPGQPSDARVPEAAASGTVSRSRLDDVAARLRRLGELTAPPVDGPGIDYDEHHRLVHRAAIDSAVLLKNDGILPLDDSVVQNVAVIGELARSPRYQGAGSSRVNAISVTTGLQALASRIEAAGGTVTFAAGYPLDSDEPDARLIADAVETARQADVTLVFLGLPDAHESEGQDRTSIELPIVQLELLDALAGLELPLVVILSNGAVVTTASWKGDVSAILEMWLTGQAHGEAVADVLFGAEPGGRLAETIPVRLSDTPAYLSFPGEESVVVYGESTFVGYRYYDARSIPVDHPFGFGLSYTTFRHDAHDIRVHPVDDPIAFTVDVTVTNLGKRIGSEVVQVYAGGRGVAGAASHELKGWAKVQLQPGAQEVVHIQVQRDDVSRWSRALQRRVPLVGQLAIFVGSNSRDLPFSARVDLPGVAERIPLNGLSTLGEFTSHPSVGPLLDELVQSRGGYGSRIGDLLTEEAGRVNVLAIPISTLVDLPGVPYAADDVEQLLSAQ
- a CDS encoding TetR/AcrR family transcriptional regulator, whose translation is MMIPTPESSPREVIGLTATGPGSRGPYAKGQARRHRIIAAAFKAFGTVGYRNASMQQIADDCGVTRAGLLHHFPTKESLLEAVLDEREYLADQMFYKDGPPELEDGVEYFRRLLQVIEHNSRNPGIVSLFAVLSTEATDPAHPANAYFKARYERALSRVRDAITNLAERDLIREGIDPRGIEIDIIALADGLQVQWLLDPSTVDMPQRLRAFLQAIVTVQIP